In Candidatus Defluviilinea proxima, a single genomic region encodes these proteins:
- a CDS encoding polysaccharide pyruvyl transferase family protein, giving the protein MKRVTIWGTTLKKVADEAQMISQYKIVKTFAPDADVTMLTRLNPLVQQSYPNLTITPVFRIDKLISRIFRSDLFVIGGGPFFDHFPHLVRVAFLMFLVSLARVPVLIYGVTGFPVKSWFGKAVFRWIGNHAQKIVTRDASAYRSLLDVGVETPMQKGIDLRAILDPAPRERVNEILRGEGIDPEKPMIGVTVRYIYKEIPDWVKGHLDMHEGSIDRFNETLGRLVAELSKSSQVFIIAMNPKLEEDLAAAENIKKYMDDPSRLKVIGHRYLATEILGIIKACDLLLAGRVGSAFFATMMHTPLIAISHDERMNDWMEEIHMQEYLFDWQSLDVEKILKQVEKLRLSRDQILQAFEVKAEASRKQAWTDAEVYKQFLKPDN; this is encoded by the coding sequence ATGAAACGAGTAACGATTTGGGGGACGACCTTGAAAAAAGTTGCAGATGAAGCGCAAATGATCTCACAGTATAAGATCGTCAAAACATTCGCACCCGATGCGGATGTGACCATGCTGACACGTCTCAACCCTCTTGTTCAGCAGTCTTACCCTAATTTGACGATCACGCCTGTATTTCGAATCGACAAGTTAATATCGCGTATTTTTAGATCAGATTTGTTCGTGATCGGCGGCGGCCCATTCTTCGATCATTTTCCGCATCTGGTGCGTGTGGCATTTCTGATGTTCCTTGTGTCGCTGGCGCGTGTCCCTGTGCTCATCTATGGGGTGACGGGGTTTCCGGTTAAATCGTGGTTTGGGAAGGCCGTGTTTCGCTGGATCGGTAACCACGCCCAAAAGATCGTGACACGTGATGCAAGTGCCTATAGATCATTATTAGATGTTGGTGTTGAAACACCCATGCAAAAAGGGATTGATCTGCGTGCGATCTTGGATCCTGCTCCGCGTGAGCGGGTGAACGAAATTCTCAGAGGAGAGGGAATCGACCCTGAAAAGCCTATGATCGGGGTAACAGTCCGTTATATTTACAAAGAGATCCCGGATTGGGTCAAGGGTCATCTTGATATGCATGAGGGGAGCATTGACCGTTTCAATGAGACACTCGGCAGGCTTGTGGCGGAATTGAGTAAGTCGTCGCAAGTGTTCATCATCGCTATGAACCCAAAGCTGGAGGAAGATCTTGCGGCGGCAGAAAATATAAAGAAATACATGGATGACCCGTCTCGTTTGAAAGTCATTGGTCACCGCTACCTTGCTACAGAAATATTGGGCATTATCAAAGCATGTGATTTGTTACTTGCGGGGCGTGTTGGCTCGGCGTTCTTTGCCACCATGATGCATACACCCCTGATCGCCATCTCTCATGATGAACGTATGAACGATTGGATGGAAGAGATCCATATGCAGGAATATTTATTCGATTGGCAGTCGTTGGATGTCGAAAAGATACTAAAGCAAGTTGAAAAGTTACGATTATCCCGAGATCAGATCTTACAAGCCTTTGAAGTCAAAGCAGAAGCCTCGCGAAAACAAGCCTGGACTGATGCTGAAGTATATAAACAGTTTTTGAAGCCTGATAATTAA